In Colwellia sp. PAMC 20917, a single genomic region encodes these proteins:
- a CDS encoding MAPEG family protein: MKIINEYALFAPLLSYILWVVILYVLLTIIRAPNIWGTVESPDDCHPFFNLEKSTSANLSNQFEWPVLFYVICIIVIARPDLYQNAYLWAAWVFVIGRVVHSIVQIVSTNIRLRGSVFNINFLAVLFMWGILALDILSR; the protein is encoded by the coding sequence ATGAAAATTATCAATGAATACGCTTTATTTGCACCATTATTATCTTATATTTTATGGGTAGTCATTCTATATGTATTACTAACAATAATACGTGCTCCAAATATTTGGGGCACTGTTGAAAGTCCAGATGATTGTCATCCCTTTTTTAACTTAGAAAAGAGCACTAGCGCTAATCTTTCAAATCAATTTGAATGGCCGGTATTATTCTATGTTATCTGTATTATTGTAATTGCCCGGCCCGATTTATATCAAAACGCATATTTATGGGCTGCTTGGGTGTTTGTTATCGGACGTGTGGTACATAGTATTGTTCAAATAGTTTCAACAAACATTCGCCTGAGAGGCAGTGTTTTTAATATAAATTTTTTAGCGGTATTATTTATGTGGGGAATTTTAGCTTTAGATATACTAAGCCGATAA
- a CDS encoding DUF3565 domain-containing protein, with protein sequence MNQSIVGYHKDEEGDWVAELKCGHFQHVRHNPPFICRPWVITEKGRDSLLGHLLKCKKCDLGQPSDL encoded by the coding sequence ATGAATCAATCTATTGTCGGTTATCATAAAGATGAAGAAGGTGATTGGGTCGCTGAATTAAAATGCGGTCACTTTCAGCATGTCAGACATAACCCTCCTTTTATATGTCGCCCTTGGGTAATAACAGAAAAGGGACGCGATTCGTTGTTAGGCCACCTATTAAAGTGTAAAAAATGTGACTTAGGGCAGCCATCAGATCTATAA
- a CDS encoding manganese efflux pump MntP — MNEVLILAVALSMDAFAVSIGLGAKHNSKVTPLALMSAVYFGLFQGVMPLLGYLGGRGILGWMESYATWLAFLLLLLIGVKMIYESFSEGIEDDIVKVTHRVMLILAIATSIDAMAAGFTFTILAVNPFVACFIIGSMTFFFSWLGVLIGAKTGTWLESKAEFLGGVTLILIGINILLN, encoded by the coding sequence ATGAATGAAGTATTAATTTTAGCTGTGGCATTGAGTATGGACGCTTTTGCAGTATCAATTGGCTTAGGGGCAAAACACAATAGCAAGGTTACGCCTTTGGCATTAATGTCAGCAGTATATTTTGGGCTATTTCAAGGGGTGATGCCTTTATTGGGTTATCTTGGAGGACGAGGAATACTAGGTTGGATGGAGTCTTATGCTACATGGCTAGCCTTTTTATTGCTTTTGCTCATAGGTGTTAAAATGATTTATGAATCTTTTTCTGAAGGCATAGAAGATGATATTGTAAAAGTAACTCATCGCGTTATGCTAATACTTGCCATCGCTACCAGTATTGATGCCATGGCAGCTGGCTTTACTTTTACCATTTTAGCTGTAAATCCATTCGTCGCTTGCTTTATTATTGGTAGCATGACTTTCTTCTTCAGTTGGTTGGGCGTGTTAATTGGCGCTAAAACGGGTACTTGGTTAGAAAGTAAGGCTGAATTCTTGGGTGGTGTCACTTTGATTTTAATAGGTATAAATATCTTATTAAATTAG
- a CDS encoding DUF1569 domain-containing protein, whose amino-acid sequence MKRRQFVKASLVGGGVILGVDAGAFTLIKEGNKNSLTVEMALKKLDDLSDESLIHQGEWNPYQIFTHCAQSVEFSMSEFPEHKSNLFKSTVGQLAFSIFASKGKMTHDLGEPIPSAPIIIKHLDSTHALIRLKQSLLNFSRYQGILAPHFAYGELSKAEYEIAHVMHLYNHLQEIKT is encoded by the coding sequence ATGAAACGTAGACAGTTTGTTAAAGCTTCACTGGTAGGTGGCGGAGTTATTTTAGGAGTAGATGCAGGCGCATTTACCCTGATTAAAGAGGGCAATAAAAATAGCCTTACCGTAGAGATGGCTTTAAAAAAGCTAGATGATTTATCTGATGAGAGTCTTATCCACCAAGGCGAATGGAACCCATATCAAATATTTACCCATTGCGCACAAAGTGTAGAGTTTTCAATGTCTGAATTTCCAGAACATAAATCGAATTTATTTAAGAGTACGGTTGGTCAACTCGCATTCTCGATTTTTGCATCTAAGGGTAAGATGACACATGACTTAGGAGAGCCTATTCCAAGTGCTCCAATTATTATTAAACATCTAGACTCAACACACGCACTCATTCGTTTAAAACAATCTCTGCTCAACTTTAGCCGTTATCAGGGGATTCTTGCGCCGCATTTTGCCTACGGTGAGCTATCGAAAGCGGAGTATGAAATAGCACATGTCATGCATTTATATAACCATCTTCAAGAGATAAAGACTTAA
- a CDS encoding DUF6500 family protein, with translation MKAELRLKIIDVCNKKIASNGDNVGLSFYAFFANKNETPELLMEVATWWIQTHRLDHFVKAIKIKTMVENGL, from the coding sequence ATGAAAGCAGAGTTACGATTAAAAATTATCGACGTTTGTAATAAAAAAATAGCGAGTAATGGTGACAACGTTGGACTATCATTTTATGCCTTTTTTGCTAATAAAAATGAAACACCTGAACTACTTATGGAAGTTGCAACATGGTGGATACAGACTCACAGATTAGATCATTTCGTCAAGGCGATCAAAATTAAAACCATGGTAGAAAATGGTTTGTAA
- a CDS encoding LysE/ArgO family amino acid transporter: protein MTTFFAGFFLSLSLILAIGSQNAFVLKQGIKKQHVLLICTICAISDAILISLGVAGFGAIVNEYPFIETYARYGGALFLLVYSTLSFKSAFSQCHVLTPEAKVQHSVLKTIAICLAFTWLNPHVYLDTMVLLGSISTQYEGKQIEFTLGAISASFTFFFSLGYGARFLAPLFQQPKSWQVLEFIVGLTMLIIALTLIFS from the coding sequence ATGACAACTTTTTTCGCGGGATTTTTCCTTAGCCTCTCTCTTATCCTTGCAATAGGTTCTCAGAATGCTTTTGTTTTGAAGCAGGGAATTAAAAAACAACATGTTTTATTAATTTGTACTATTTGTGCTATTTCTGACGCTATTTTAATTTCATTGGGTGTTGCAGGTTTTGGCGCTATTGTAAATGAGTATCCTTTTATTGAAACGTATGCCCGATATGGCGGTGCTTTGTTTCTTCTTGTTTATTCTACACTGAGTTTTAAGTCAGCATTCAGTCAATGTCATGTCTTAACACCAGAAGCTAAAGTACAGCATTCAGTCTTAAAAACGATTGCTATCTGTCTTGCTTTTACATGGTTAAATCCTCATGTTTACCTCGATACTATGGTGCTTTTAGGGAGCATTTCAACACAATATGAGGGAAAGCAAATTGAATTTACCTTAGGGGCAATTTCAGCTTCATTCACTTTCTTTTTTAGTTTGGGTTATGGAGCAAGATTTTTAGCCCCGCTATTTCAACAACCAAAGTCATGGCAAGTGCTAGAATTTATTGTTGGGCTAACTATGCTCATTATTGCTTTAACGTTAATTTTTAGCTAA
- a CDS encoding TlpA family protein disulfide reductase, whose translation MKKWMLISLPILFFIGFAGANYLGFLSPSFTSVVNKPIQRIDLIDLQGSRHFFDELKGNDTVIYFFASWCTPCYKSLMTLEKVTANKQLPINLLAVALDEDIDEINRMLIKTGFTGKVWIASEGTMALQKRYFGNEGRAVPYVVKLDRDTNIIERSYKLNQLTQWQSVLRDGVSLNKI comes from the coding sequence TTGAAAAAATGGATGTTAATTTCTTTACCTATATTATTTTTTATTGGCTTTGCTGGGGCAAACTACCTGGGCTTTTTATCGCCATCTTTTACATCTGTTGTAAACAAGCCCATTCAAAGAATAGATTTAATAGACCTTCAAGGAAGTCGTCATTTTTTTGATGAACTTAAGGGGAACGATACCGTTATTTATTTTTTTGCTTCGTGGTGCACTCCTTGCTACAAATCTTTAATGACGCTAGAGAAAGTGACCGCTAATAAGCAATTACCCATTAATTTATTAGCTGTTGCCTTGGATGAAGATATTGATGAAATTAACCGCATGTTAATTAAAACTGGTTTTACGGGTAAAGTGTGGATAGCTAGTGAGGGCACAATGGCCTTGCAGAAACGTTATTTTGGAAACGAAGGGCGTGCTGTTCCTTATGTAGTAAAGCTTGATAGAGACACAAATATTATCGAGAGAAGCTATAAATTAAATCAACTTACCCAATGGCAATCAGTTTTAAGGGATGGCGTATCTTTAAATAAAATATAG
- a CDS encoding DUF4177 domain-containing protein gives MKQYKYKIVDTRDVETAGLFKGRKREDVESYLNTLGSAGWELVNVDFRELEGGLEFAGVMKKEI, from the coding sequence ATGAAACAGTACAAATATAAAATAGTAGATACCAGAGATGTTGAGACAGCAGGACTGTTTAAAGGGAGAAAACGAGAAGATGTTGAAAGTTATCTCAATACACTTGGCAGTGCTGGCTGGGAACTGGTTAACGTAGATTTTCGTGAACTTGAGGGGGGTCTTGAGTTCGCAGGTGTCATGAAAAAAGAAATTTAG
- a CDS encoding GNAT family N-acetyltransferase: protein MLLAEKLNASVSSDWPSGEYDRDAMEFFLSCFEKGGKLAEGWYGWYAINIAVSGERTLVGSGGYFGPPDSNGIVEIGYSVLPSWQCRGYATEIVNLLISHACSFEETNSIIAHTAPENKASKKVLISNGFREVAMNDGLLSFEYTR, encoded by the coding sequence TTGTTACTTGCTGAAAAATTAAATGCATCTGTTTCAAGCGATTGGCCTAGCGGTGAATATGACCGAGATGCAATGGAGTTTTTTCTTTCTTGTTTCGAAAAAGGCGGTAAATTAGCTGAAGGTTGGTATGGCTGGTATGCAATAAATATTGCCGTTTCAGGAGAAAGAACTCTCGTGGGATCAGGTGGATATTTTGGTCCCCCAGATAGTAATGGAATAGTTGAGATTGGCTATTCTGTGCTACCTAGTTGGCAATGTCGTGGCTATGCAACAGAAATTGTTAACCTGCTCATTTCTCATGCCTGCTCCTTCGAAGAAACCAATAGTATTATTGCTCATACTGCACCCGAAAATAAAGCGTCTAAAAAAGTGTTGATTTCTAATGGTTTTAGGGAAGTTGCAATGAATGATGGCCTGCTGAGTTTTGAGTATACTCGTTAG
- a CDS encoding DUF2798 domain-containing protein, producing MALLMSCVMSFVISVFNVGMVKNIVPIWLKAWSFAFIFAFPTILIISPIVHKLVRFVLHEEEHNI from the coding sequence ATGGCGTTACTTATGTCCTGCGTAATGTCTTTTGTTATAAGTGTGTTTAACGTAGGTATGGTGAAGAATATTGTTCCTATATGGTTAAAAGCGTGGAGTTTCGCTTTTATTTTTGCTTTTCCAACTATTTTAATTATATCTCCTATTGTACATAAATTGGTGCGTTTTGTTTTACACGAAGAAGAGCATAATATTTAA
- a CDS encoding DUF1439 domain-containing protein, with amino-acid sequence MFVFLSLLSQFAVALDYTQEITEQEIQEKISAFMPIEKKKYFVTVTLSNPIIDLLKESDEIGIRANIDASAPGGIKGSGEVMIKGTLDYEPKKGEFYFKNPTIISLAIDKVPKNFTPKIQDIAQAALSKVMAVYPVYKFKDDNVKHKLAKAVLKSLKVKDEKLIITLGVF; translated from the coding sequence ATGTTTGTTTTTTTATCGCTACTGAGTCAGTTTGCCGTTGCGTTAGATTACACACAGGAAATCACTGAACAAGAGATACAAGAAAAAATATCAGCTTTTATGCCCATCGAAAAAAAGAAATACTTTGTCACTGTTACCCTATCAAATCCTATAATAGATTTACTAAAAGAAAGTGATGAAATAGGTATTCGTGCAAATATTGACGCTAGTGCACCCGGTGGAATTAAGGGCAGCGGTGAAGTAATGATTAAAGGCACATTAGATTATGAGCCTAAAAAAGGTGAGTTTTATTTTAAAAACCCTACAATTATTAGTTTAGCCATTGATAAAGTTCCTAAAAACTTTACTCCAAAGATACAAGATATTGCGCAGGCAGCGCTTTCAAAAGTGATGGCCGTTTATCCCGTTTATAAATTTAAAGATGATAATGTAAAACACAAATTAGCCAAAGCGGTATTGAAATCATTGAAAGTTAAAGATGAAAAATTAATTATAACGCTTGGAGTGTTTTAG
- a CDS encoding GlsB/YeaQ/YmgE family stress response membrane protein, which produces MDLTELVIFLAIGALAGWLAGRLMKGAGFGLLGNIVVGIIGAVVGGFVFGLLGISAGGVIGTIVTATAGAVILIFVVGIIKKA; this is translated from the coding sequence ATGGATCTAACAGAACTAGTGATATTTTTAGCTATCGGTGCTTTAGCCGGATGGTTAGCGGGAAGGTTAATGAAAGGGGCTGGCTTTGGCTTACTCGGTAATATCGTTGTTGGTATAATAGGCGCAGTGGTTGGTGGCTTTGTCTTTGGCTTACTTGGCATATCGGCTGGCGGAGTCATAGGTACAATTGTTACGGCGACTGCGGGGGCGGTTATATTGATATTTGTTGTTGGCATCATAAAAAAGGCCTAA
- a CDS encoding riboflavin synthase yields the protein MFTGIIQSIAKIIDITDEKGIRTFVIDFNKGFCTDLEIGASVSVDGVCLTVTEIVSEVRVKFDVMLQSLLITTLSEYGKNTCVNVERAAKEGAEIGGHPLSGHVDFKAPIVNITHIEDNYCIRLGLSKEWKRYVFPKGYIALNGASLTISQVNKTEQWFEVWLIPETRRMTVFEAKTVGENINIEIERGTQVVVDTLRDTLEENLGALLPLFEKILSEQGVDINALGHNIKSPINKNS from the coding sequence ATGTTTACAGGAATAATTCAATCGATAGCTAAAATTATCGATATTACAGATGAAAAGGGTATCAGAACTTTTGTTATTGATTTCAACAAAGGTTTTTGCACTGATCTAGAAATAGGAGCAAGTGTTTCTGTCGACGGAGTATGTTTGACGGTTACTGAAATAGTGTCTGAAGTTAGGGTCAAGTTTGATGTAATGCTACAAAGCCTTTTAATAACGACCCTCAGTGAATATGGAAAAAATACGTGTGTCAATGTCGAGCGAGCAGCTAAAGAGGGTGCTGAAATTGGTGGTCATCCTCTGTCGGGGCATGTGGACTTTAAAGCCCCTATTGTCAATATTACTCACATAGAAGACAATTATTGTATTCGTTTAGGTTTGTCAAAAGAGTGGAAGCGCTATGTCTTTCCAAAGGGCTATATTGCCTTAAACGGAGCCAGTTTAACCATTTCTCAAGTGAATAAGACAGAGCAGTGGTTTGAAGTTTGGTTAATTCCTGAGACTCGAAGAATGACAGTGTTTGAGGCTAAGACTGTTGGCGAAAATATTAACATAGAGATAGAGCGCGGCACTCAAGTTGTTGTTGACACTTTACGCGATACACTGGAAGAAAATCTAGGGGCTTTACTGCCGTTATTTGAGAAAATTCTCTCTGAACAAGGCGTTGATATTAATGCGTTAGGGCATAATATAAAATCCCCAATAAATAAAAACAGCTAA
- a CDS encoding GNAT family N-acetyltransferase, translated as MDNELVIREAKLSDHSFIFKLSPILADVAQLSWHSDDVIQKMQLDYIAEMLAESSQANVTFIAEKSDVSLGFIHVRTHKDSISGEMCGTIPLLAVSRESQGLGVGKVLIEFAEKWSKDLGCRLLHLEVFANNTKANDFYQTLGFKPETVQMIKAI; from the coding sequence ATGGATAACGAACTAGTCATTAGGGAAGCAAAATTAAGTGATCATTCGTTTATTTTTAAACTTTCGCCTATTTTAGCTGACGTTGCTCAGTTATCTTGGCATTCTGATGATGTTATTCAAAAAATGCAACTTGATTATATTGCTGAAATGCTTGCTGAATCATCACAAGCCAACGTTACCTTTATCGCTGAAAAAAGTGATGTTTCTTTGGGGTTTATTCATGTTAGAACCCATAAAGACAGTATCTCTGGTGAGATGTGTGGAACAATACCTTTGTTGGCTGTTTCACGTGAGTCACAGGGTTTAGGTGTTGGTAAAGTTTTAATTGAGTTTGCTGAGAAATGGTCTAAAGATTTAGGGTGCAGGTTACTGCATCTGGAAGTTTTCGCTAATAATACAAAAGCAAACGACTTTTACCAAACATTAGGTTTTAAACCTGAAACGGTGCAGATGATTAAAGCGATATAG
- a CDS encoding class II fumarate hydratase has protein sequence MQKKDDKTTVNKKHITACLYGNETAKSLANFTISELKMPRAFLWALGTIKSASAQANQELGLLDADKSAAIQLAAKEVADGFHDNQFPVDVFQTGSGTSTNMNANEVIASLVKLNSNQIINVHPNDHVNMGQSSNDVIPSCIHLSAAKLIAEQLLPSLEHLRNTLDNKAGQHHDTIKTGRTHLMDAMPLSFAQEISGWSAQVSYAYEQLQNNLPSLYKLAIGGTAVGTGVNTHPDFATIVTRILTENTGLTFMPADNYFRAISAQDTAVCISGILKTTAVSLSKISNDIRWLSSGPLNGLNEIRLPELQKGSSIMPGKVNPVIPEAVLMACTQVIGNDTTITLSGQSGNFQLNTMLPLIAHTLVQSIQLLSSSANALADKVIKDISVNHDEIKQNLAKNPILVTALTDLIGYEKSAEIAKKAYVEKRTVMDVAIELTDISEAELMARLDPKQLIGGVNKTQ, from the coding sequence ATGCAAAAAAAAGACGATAAGACAACAGTGAATAAAAAGCATATAACTGCCTGTTTATACGGAAATGAAACCGCTAAATCATTAGCCAACTTCACCATTAGCGAATTAAAAATGCCACGCGCTTTCCTTTGGGCACTAGGCACAATCAAGAGCGCATCTGCACAAGCGAACCAAGAATTGGGTTTACTTGATGCAGATAAATCTGCAGCAATTCAATTGGCTGCCAAAGAAGTTGCGGATGGTTTCCACGATAATCAGTTCCCCGTTGATGTCTTCCAGACAGGATCGGGAACCAGCACGAATATGAACGCAAATGAAGTGATTGCCTCATTAGTTAAGTTAAATAGTAATCAAATCATAAACGTTCACCCCAATGATCATGTAAATATGGGACAAAGTTCTAACGATGTGATCCCCTCTTGTATCCACTTAAGTGCAGCAAAACTTATCGCTGAACAGTTATTACCCTCGCTAGAACACTTACGTAACACCTTAGACAACAAAGCCGGTCAGCATCATGACACCATAAAAACAGGCCGTACTCATTTAATGGATGCAATGCCATTAAGTTTTGCTCAGGAAATAAGTGGTTGGAGTGCTCAAGTGAGTTATGCCTATGAGCAGCTTCAAAATAACTTACCAAGTTTATACAAGCTTGCCATTGGCGGCACAGCTGTAGGTACTGGAGTTAATACACACCCAGATTTTGCCACTATTGTCACTCGTATCTTAACCGAGAACACCGGTTTAACCTTCATGCCTGCCGATAATTATTTTCGGGCAATTAGTGCACAAGACACAGCGGTATGCATTAGCGGTATTCTTAAAACCACCGCGGTTAGTTTAAGTAAAATCAGCAATGATATTCGCTGGCTAAGCAGTGGACCATTAAATGGATTAAATGAAATTCGATTACCTGAACTACAAAAAGGTAGCAGTATTATGCCAGGGAAAGTCAACCCAGTGATCCCTGAAGCTGTTTTAATGGCTTGCACACAAGTCATCGGCAATGACACAACCATTACGTTGTCAGGACAATCTGGCAACTTTCAACTTAATACCATGCTACCTTTAATCGCTCATACGTTAGTGCAAAGTATTCAACTACTCAGCTCAAGCGCTAACGCTCTTGCTGATAAGGTTATCAAAGATATAAGCGTGAATCATGACGAAATTAAGCAAAATTTAGCAAAAAATCCAATTTTAGTAACCGCGTTAACTGACTTGATCGGCTATGAAAAAAGTGCTGAGATTGCTAAAAAAGCATACGTAGAAAAAAGGACCGTAATGGACGTCGCTATCGAACTAACCGATATCAGTGAAGCAGAGCTTATGGCACGATTAGATCCTAAACAGCTAATTGGTGGTGTTAATAAAACCCAATAA
- the dmeF gene encoding CDF family Co(II)/Ni(II) efflux transporter DmeF yields MKKDSGIQWEHSHDFGIDSKLHENKVKIVFWLTTIIMVLEIAAGTWSGSMALLADGWHMGTHSAAFLIAIFAYSYAKKHASNKDFSFGTGKVNSLGGFASAIALAIVALMMIIESAQRLSAPLSIHFNEAIVVAIIGLVVNVASVFILHDDHHHHDHEHQHQHQHDHTMKAAYFHVLADTLTSLLAIVALLVGKYIGLLWMDPLMGIVGAIVILRWSYGLIKESSEVLLDKSIKKSTMDEISAVLSEKNSVINDIHVWKIASAHQAAILKVTSAAPLDSNEYERILKGFLPQLSHISIEIRHDQSECMT; encoded by the coding sequence ATGAAAAAAGATAGTGGTATTCAGTGGGAGCACTCGCACGATTTTGGTATTGACAGTAAGCTTCATGAAAATAAAGTAAAAATTGTTTTTTGGCTAACAACCATCATTATGGTACTTGAGATTGCTGCTGGTACATGGTCTGGTTCTATGGCTTTGCTTGCTGATGGTTGGCATATGGGCACCCATTCTGCCGCTTTTCTTATTGCTATTTTTGCTTACTCTTATGCTAAAAAGCATGCCAGTAATAAAGACTTTAGTTTTGGAACAGGCAAAGTAAACTCTTTAGGTGGTTTTGCCAGTGCAATTGCATTAGCGATTGTCGCATTGATGATGATAATTGAATCTGCTCAGCGATTGTCAGCCCCGTTATCAATTCATTTTAACGAAGCAATCGTTGTTGCGATTATAGGGTTAGTGGTGAATGTTGCCTCTGTTTTCATCTTACATGATGATCACCATCACCATGACCACGAGCACCAGCACCAGCACCAGCACGACCACACGATGAAAGCCGCGTACTTTCATGTACTGGCGGACACCCTTACCTCGTTATTAGCGATTGTTGCCTTATTGGTGGGTAAATATATTGGTTTATTATGGATGGATCCACTCATGGGAATTGTCGGTGCCATCGTTATCTTGCGCTGGTCTTATGGATTAATTAAAGAATCAAGTGAAGTACTTCTTGATAAGTCGATAAAGAAATCAACCATGGATGAAATTTCAGCGGTATTAAGTGAAAAAAATAGCGTGATCAACGATATTCATGTTTGGAAAATAGCAAGCGCACACCAAGCAGCAATTCTTAAAGTAACCTCTGCCGCGCCCTTAGATTCAAACGAATATGAACGTATTTTAAAAGGATTTTTACCACAGTTATCACATATATCTATTGAAATACGCCATGATCAAAGTGAATGCATGACCTAA
- a CDS encoding metal/formaldehyde-sensitive transcriptional repressor: MSHTADGNKKLLSRVRRIKGQSIALETALEGEPDCMAVLQQVAAIKGAVNGLMKEVLEAHLREHLGAEDMTKEQRLAEVEDVISILKSYLK; encoded by the coding sequence ATGTCGCATACCGCCGACGGAAATAAAAAGCTGCTTAGTCGTGTTAGACGAATAAAAGGCCAATCAATTGCTCTAGAGACTGCTTTAGAAGGAGAGCCTGATTGTATGGCTGTTTTGCAACAGGTTGCTGCAATAAAAGGTGCGGTTAATGGTTTGATGAAAGAAGTGCTAGAAGCGCATTTACGAGAGCATTTAGGTGCGGAGGATATGACAAAAGAGCAACGATTAGCAGAAGTAGAAGATGTTATTTCTATTCTTAAAAGTTACTTAAAATAA
- a CDS encoding acetolactate synthase large subunit yields the protein MKASDLFVQALEAEGVDHIFAVPGEENLDMLESLRKSSIKLVLTRHEQGAGFMAATYGRLTNKAGVCMATLGPGATNLATPAAYAHLGGMPLIMITGQKPIKKSKQGQFQIIDVVGLFDPICKMSKQIVHGNTIPSLVREAFRLSEEERPGAVLLELPEDIAAEDCTAGIMTPHKRHYAGPNEVALEEAVTLIKAAKMPLILIGAGANRQNVREAMCDLVHTTRIPFFDTQMGKGVVDERSSLFLGTAALSSGDYLHCAIERADLIINIGHDVIEKPPFFMEQGGKKVIHVNYKSAKVDQVYFPQSEIIGDLAASVTALKDKLAGEVKFDRSYFDKVKLAIDEHLEEGADDNRFPIIPQRFVADIRKVMGEKDIIALDNGMYKLWFARNYKAYQPNTVLLDNALATMGAGLPSGMMAAMLNPDRRVMAICGDGGFMMNSQELETAIRLGLNLVITVLNDNSYGMIRWKQTSSGFADWGLEFNNPDFVKYAESYGATGHRVTSAEDIIATYEKAFSAGGVHLVELPVDYSENQRVLIDELAAKVCLI from the coding sequence ATAAAAGCATCCGATTTATTTGTGCAAGCACTAGAAGCCGAAGGGGTCGATCATATCTTTGCTGTTCCCGGCGAAGAAAACCTCGATATGCTCGAGTCCCTTCGCAAGTCGTCGATAAAATTAGTGTTAACTCGCCATGAACAAGGCGCAGGATTTATGGCGGCAACTTATGGACGCTTAACTAATAAAGCGGGTGTTTGTATGGCAACACTGGGCCCAGGCGCAACAAACTTAGCTACACCTGCCGCCTATGCTCACTTAGGTGGCATGCCCTTAATTATGATCACCGGACAAAAACCAATTAAGAAATCTAAGCAGGGCCAGTTCCAAATTATTGATGTGGTTGGCTTGTTTGACCCCATTTGCAAAATGTCTAAACAAATTGTCCATGGCAATACGATTCCGTCATTAGTGCGCGAAGCTTTCCGCCTTAGTGAAGAAGAGCGCCCCGGTGCTGTGTTATTAGAGTTGCCTGAAGATATTGCTGCTGAAGATTGTACGGCAGGGATTATGACACCCCATAAACGTCATTATGCAGGTCCTAATGAGGTGGCACTCGAGGAAGCGGTTACGTTAATAAAGGCCGCTAAAATGCCGTTAATACTTATTGGAGCGGGCGCGAACCGTCAAAATGTTCGAGAAGCAATGTGTGATCTTGTTCATACAACACGTATTCCCTTTTTTGACACACAAATGGGAAAAGGCGTTGTTGATGAACGCTCAAGTCTCTTTTTAGGCACTGCAGCGTTATCATCGGGCGATTATTTACATTGTGCGATTGAACGTGCAGATTTAATTATTAATATTGGACATGATGTTATTGAAAAACCGCCGTTTTTTATGGAACAAGGGGGTAAAAAAGTTATTCATGTTAACTATAAATCGGCGAAAGTTGATCAAGTATATTTCCCTCAATCAGAAATTATTGGTGATCTCGCGGCGTCTGTGACAGCTTTAAAAGATAAGTTAGCAGGAGAAGTAAAGTTTGATAGAAGCTATTTTGATAAGGTAAAACTCGCCATAGATGAGCACCTTGAAGAAGGAGCTGACGATAATCGCTTTCCAATTATTCCTCAGCGCTTTGTTGCTGATATTCGAAAAGTCATGGGTGAAAAAGATATCATCGCCTTAGATAACGGTATGTACAAACTTTGGTTTGCCCGTAATTATAAAGCTTATCAACCTAATACGGTATTACTCGATAATGCCCTCGCTACAATGGGCGCTGGTTTGCCATCAGGTATGATGGCCGCAATGTTAAACCCTGACCGACGCGTGATGGCAATATGCGGTGATGGCGGTTTTATGATGAATTCACAAGAATTAGAAACAGCAATTCGTTTAGGATTGAACTTAGTGATCACTGTGTTAAATGATAACTCATATGGAATGATCCGCTGGAAGCAAACCAGCTCAGGCTTTGCAGATTGGGGCTTGGAATTTAATAACCCTGATTTTGTTAAATACGCAGAAAGTTACGGCGCAACCGGGCACAGAGTTACCTCTGCTGAAGATATCATTGCTACCTATGAAAAAGCATTCTCAGCGGGAGGTGTTCATCTTGTTGAACTTCCCGTTGATTACTCTGAGAATCAAAGGGTATTGATTGATGAATTGGCAGCAAAGGTTTGTTTAATATAA